Proteins encoded in a region of the Solanum dulcamara chromosome 9, daSolDulc1.2, whole genome shotgun sequence genome:
- the LOC129902904 gene encoding dihydropyrimidinase isoform X1: MEFFLRAQYLVCAVALFPTLFLLSESSNNQFCDATNIYGDSGCNVLSSVSTKILIKGGTVVNAHHKEVADVYIEDGTIVAVQPNIKVSDDIKVIDATEKFVMPGGIDPHTHLAMEFMGSETIDDFFSGQAAALAGGTTMHIDFVIPVNGSLSAGYEAYVEKAKRSCMDYGFHMAITKWNETVSEEMEIMVKEKGINSFKFFLAYKGSFMVNDEILMEGLKKCKSLGALAMVHAENGDAVFEGQKRMIELGITGPEGHALSRPPVLEGEATARAIRLASFVNSPLYVVHVMSIDAMEEIARARKSGQRIVGEPVVSGLLLNDSVLWDPDFHFAARYVMSPPIRAAGHGTALQAALAAGLLQLVGTDHCTFNSTQKALGIGDFRKIPNGVNGMEERMHLVWDTMVASGQISVTDYVRITSTECARIFNIYPRKGAILVGSDADIIILNPNSSFKISSKSHHYRTDTNVYEGWTGKGKVETTIAGGRVVWENDELKVILGAGKYIEMPPFSYLFDGIDKADAKYLSTLRAPVKRSAT; the protein is encoded by the exons ATGGAGTTTTTCCTCAGAGCTCAATATTTGGTTTGTGCGGTTGCTCTTTTTCCCACCCTTTTCCTTCTTTCCGAATCCAGCAATAACCAG TTTTGTGATGCCACAAATATTTATGGAGATTCTGGGTGCAATGTTTTGTCGTCAGTTTCAACAAAGATACTGATAAAAGGAGGAACTGTAGTGAATGCTCATCATAAGGAGGTTGCTGATGTGTATATAGAAGATGGAACAATTGTGGCAGTGCAGCCTAACATTAAG GTTAGTGACGATATCAAGGTCATTGATGCAACTGAAAAGTTTGTCATGCCAG GAGGAATTGATCCTCACACACACCTTGCTATGGAATTTATGGGATCTGAGACAATTGATGACTTCTTCAGTGGACAGGCGGCCGCATTAGCTGGTGGAACAACAATGCATATTGACTTTGTTATTCCGGTAAATGGAAGCTTATCTGCAGGTTATGAAGCTTATGTAGAGAAAGCTAAGAGGTCATGCATGGATTATGGTTTTCACATGGCAATTACAAAATGGAATGAAACTGTTTCAGAGGAGATGGAAATTATGGTCAAGGAGAAAG GTATCAACTCTTTCAAATTTTTCCTTGCTTACAAAGGCTCCTTTATGGTTAATGATGAGATTCTGATGGAGGGATTGAAGAAGTGTAAGTCCCTTGGTGCCTTAGCTATGGTTCATGCAGAAAATGGGGATGCTGTATTTGAAGGTCAAAAAAGAATGATCGAACTTGGTATTACTGGTCCAGAAGGACATGCACTATCAAGGCCTCCAGTG CTGGAGGGAGAGGCTACTGCTCGAGCTATTCGTTTGGCTAGCTTTGTGAATTCTCCATTGTATGTTGTTCATGTCATGAGtattgatgcaatggaagaaaTTGCCAGGGCTCGGAAGTCAG GTCAAAGAATTGTTGGGGAGCCAGTCGTTTCAGGTTTACTTCTTAATGATTCAGTACTTTGGGACCCTGACTTCCATTTTGCAGCAAG GTATGTCATGAGCCCACCAATCAGAGCAGCAGGTCATGGAACAGCTCTTCAAGCAGCTCTTGCGGCGGGGCTTCTGCAG CTGGTAGGTACTGATCACTGTACCTTCAACTCAACTCAGAAAGCCCTAGGAATTGGTGATTTCCGGAAAATACCAAATGGTGTTAATG GTATGGAGGAGAGAATGCATTTGGTTTGGGATACAATGGTG GCATCTGGTCAGATATCTGTCACTGATTATGTTCGCATAACAAGCACTGAATG TGCTCGGATTTTCAATATCTATCCAAGGAAGGGAGCAATACTTGTTGGGTCTGATGCAGACATAATCATTTTAAATCCAAATTCGAGCTTCAAGATCAGTTCAAAGTCACACCATTATAGGACAGATACCAATGTCTATGAGGGTTGGACAGGCAAG GGAAAGGTTGAAACTACAATTGCTGGAGGAAGGGTTGTTTGGGAAAATGATGAGCTGAAAGTCATCCTTGGTGCTGGCAAGTACATTGAAATGCCACCTTTCAGTTATCTTTTTGACGGGATAGACAAGGCAGATGCAAAGTACCTCTCTACCTTGAGAGCACCAGTAAAACGATCAGCGACTTGA
- the LOC129902907 gene encoding uncharacterized protein LOC129902907, with translation MAKQRERNGSPSVPQFGAWDHKSGDNLNFSMVFSQARANKKQHRHNLAQHSPGNEQDMLGKHQEVSPRIKSSSTPVPQVGAWDSKTKGNPDNYAMSPKARANKKPHKLDITHRSLGNEQELGKHQEVSPMVRPKSVPQFGESDQKSGGSPDYSKVSPQARANKKQHKHDSAHRSLGNEQELGKRHEVSPRKNTPMAERHYVAWDQKTGKSPNYPTGLSHDCAKKKQHRHGLARHSLGTEQELGKHRDVSPMKTGWMSVPQFGEWEKKTPSETNYSVVFSQARANRKKHKSDLTHRSYDFEQDLLSREREKSATRKKKKFLNYLGCCLPV, from the exons ATGGCAAAACAAAGGGAG AGAAATGGATCGCCGTCTGTGCCTCAATTTGGAGCATGGGATCATAAGAGCGGGGACAATCTTAATTTTTCCATGGTATTCTCCCAAGCTCGTGCAAACAAGAAGCAGCATAGACACAACCTAGCACAACACAGCCCAGGAAATGAGCAAGACATGCTTGGCAAGCACCAAGAGGTCTCACCAAGGATA AAAAGTAGTTCTACTCCAGTGCCTCAAGTTGGAGCATGGGATTCAAAGACTAAGGGCAATCCTGATAATTACGCGATGTCCCCCAAAGCTCGTGCCAACAAGAAGCCACATAAACTTGATATTACACACCGAAGCCTAGGAAATGAGCAAGAACTTGGGAAGCACCAAGAGGTTTCACCAATG GTTCGTCCAAAGTCTGTTCCTCAATTTGGAGAGTCGGATCAAAAGAGTGGGGGTAGTCCTGATTACTCGAAAGTGTCCCCTCAAGCTCGTGCCAACAAGAAGCAACATAAGCATGATTCAGCACACCGCAGCTTGGGAAATGAACAAGAGCTTGGCAAGCGCCATGAGGTTTCACCCAGG AAAAATACTCCTATGGCAGAGCGTCATTATGTAGCTTGGGATCAGAAGACTGGGAAGAGTCCAAATTATCCCACGGGGTTGTCCCATGATTGTGCCAAAAAGAAGCAGCATAGACATGGTTTAGCACGCCACAGCCTGGGAACTGAGCAAGAGCTTGGCAAACACCGAGATGTTTCACCTATG AAAACTGGTTGGATGTCTGTACCTCAATTTGGAGAGTGGGAGAAAAAGACTCCGAGTGAGACCAATTATTCTGTGGTGTTCTCACAAGCGCGCGCCAACAGAAAGAAGCACAAGAGTGATTTAACTCATCGTAGCTATGACTTTGAGCAGGATCTTCTATCCAGGGAGCGAGAGAAATCTGCCACG aggaaaaagaagaagttcCTGAACTACCTTGGTTGCTGTCTTCCTGTATGA
- the LOC129902904 gene encoding dihydropyrimidinase isoform X2 codes for MPGGIDPHTHLAMEFMGSETIDDFFSGQAAALAGGTTMHIDFVIPVNGSLSAGYEAYVEKAKRSCMDYGFHMAITKWNETVSEEMEIMVKEKGINSFKFFLAYKGSFMVNDEILMEGLKKCKSLGALAMVHAENGDAVFEGQKRMIELGITGPEGHALSRPPVLEGEATARAIRLASFVNSPLYVVHVMSIDAMEEIARARKSGQRIVGEPVVSGLLLNDSVLWDPDFHFAARYVMSPPIRAAGHGTALQAALAAGLLQLVGTDHCTFNSTQKALGIGDFRKIPNGVNGMEERMHLVWDTMVASGQISVTDYVRITSTECARIFNIYPRKGAILVGSDADIIILNPNSSFKISSKSHHYRTDTNVYEGWTGKGKVETTIAGGRVVWENDELKVILGAGKYIEMPPFSYLFDGIDKADAKYLSTLRAPVKRSAT; via the exons ATGCCAG GAGGAATTGATCCTCACACACACCTTGCTATGGAATTTATGGGATCTGAGACAATTGATGACTTCTTCAGTGGACAGGCGGCCGCATTAGCTGGTGGAACAACAATGCATATTGACTTTGTTATTCCGGTAAATGGAAGCTTATCTGCAGGTTATGAAGCTTATGTAGAGAAAGCTAAGAGGTCATGCATGGATTATGGTTTTCACATGGCAATTACAAAATGGAATGAAACTGTTTCAGAGGAGATGGAAATTATGGTCAAGGAGAAAG GTATCAACTCTTTCAAATTTTTCCTTGCTTACAAAGGCTCCTTTATGGTTAATGATGAGATTCTGATGGAGGGATTGAAGAAGTGTAAGTCCCTTGGTGCCTTAGCTATGGTTCATGCAGAAAATGGGGATGCTGTATTTGAAGGTCAAAAAAGAATGATCGAACTTGGTATTACTGGTCCAGAAGGACATGCACTATCAAGGCCTCCAGTG CTGGAGGGAGAGGCTACTGCTCGAGCTATTCGTTTGGCTAGCTTTGTGAATTCTCCATTGTATGTTGTTCATGTCATGAGtattgatgcaatggaagaaaTTGCCAGGGCTCGGAAGTCAG GTCAAAGAATTGTTGGGGAGCCAGTCGTTTCAGGTTTACTTCTTAATGATTCAGTACTTTGGGACCCTGACTTCCATTTTGCAGCAAG GTATGTCATGAGCCCACCAATCAGAGCAGCAGGTCATGGAACAGCTCTTCAAGCAGCTCTTGCGGCGGGGCTTCTGCAG CTGGTAGGTACTGATCACTGTACCTTCAACTCAACTCAGAAAGCCCTAGGAATTGGTGATTTCCGGAAAATACCAAATGGTGTTAATG GTATGGAGGAGAGAATGCATTTGGTTTGGGATACAATGGTG GCATCTGGTCAGATATCTGTCACTGATTATGTTCGCATAACAAGCACTGAATG TGCTCGGATTTTCAATATCTATCCAAGGAAGGGAGCAATACTTGTTGGGTCTGATGCAGACATAATCATTTTAAATCCAAATTCGAGCTTCAAGATCAGTTCAAAGTCACACCATTATAGGACAGATACCAATGTCTATGAGGGTTGGACAGGCAAG GGAAAGGTTGAAACTACAATTGCTGGAGGAAGGGTTGTTTGGGAAAATGATGAGCTGAAAGTCATCCTTGGTGCTGGCAAGTACATTGAAATGCCACCTTTCAGTTATCTTTTTGACGGGATAGACAAGGCAGATGCAAAGTACCTCTCTACCTTGAGAGCACCAGTAAAACGATCAGCGACTTGA